The following are from one region of the Vicugna pacos chromosome 9, VicPac4, whole genome shotgun sequence genome:
- the CHD9NB gene encoding CHD9 neighbor protein, giving the protein MGCHSSKSIKVAGESQKSGGQPEGEEPNLEAGTEAADGKDASWKDGTPEQKN; this is encoded by the coding sequence ATGGGGTGCCACTCCAGCAAGAGCATCAAGGTGGCGGGGGAGTCCCAGAAATCCGGAGGACAGCCCGAGGGAGAGGAGCCAAATCTGGAGGCCGGCACTGAAGCGGCAGATGGCAAAGACGCCTCCTGGAAGGATGGCACCCCTGAGCAGAAGAACTGA